The DNA segment CGGTGTGCCGCTGGGAATCGCGACCAACTTCGTCGTCAACGGCGCCGATGTGCTGGTGCCGATGGCGACCGAGGAAGCCTCCGTCGTTGCCGCGGCGAGCAACGCCGCCAAGATCGCGCGGATCAGGGGCGGGTTCAGCACGTCATCGACCGCGACCGTCATGCAGGCCCAGGTCCAGATCGTCGGTGTCGCCGATCCGGAGGCGGGGCGAGTACGGCTGCTTGAGGCGCGGGACGAGCTGATCGCGCTCGCCGATGCCCAGGATCCGAAGCTCGTCGAGTTCGGCGGCGGAGTCCGCGACATCGCGGTGAGGGTCGTCCGTTCCCGCGCCGGTACCTACGTGGTCGCTCACTTGCAGGTCGACGTGCGCGACGCCATGGGAGCCAACGCGGTCAACACCATGGCGGAGGCCATCGCGGAAAGGGCGGCCGAGATCGCGGGCGGGAACAGTCTGCTGCGGATCCTCACCAACAAGGCCGATCTCCGGCTCTCCCGCGCTCGCGCGGTGTTCGACGCGGAAGCGCTCGGCGGCGCTGGGGTCGTCGACGACATCATTCACGCGGCGGCCCTCGCCGAGGCCGACCCCTACCGGGCGGCCACCCACAACAAAGGCATCATGAACGGGATCAGCGCGGTCGTGCTTGCCACCGGCAACGACACCCGCGCCGTCGAAGCGGGCGCCCACTCCCACGCCGTTTCCGCCGCCGGGCTCTACACCTCGTTGTCCCGCTTCGAAAAGGACGCCGACGGCAACGTCGCCGCGAGCATCGAAGTGCCCATGCCCGTCGGTCTCGTCGGCGGCGCCACCAAGATCCACCCGGCGGCGCGGGCCGCGATCACCTTGCTCGGCGTCGGCACCGCCGCCGAACTCGCGGAGATCATCACCGCCGTCGGTCTCGCGCAGAACTTCGCCGCCGTCCGCGCGCTGGCCACCGAAGGAATCCAGCGTGGCCACATGTCCTTGCACGCCCGCAACATCGCCTCGACCGTCGGCGCGACACCTCGGGAGGTGCCCGCCGTCGCCGCGAGGCTGATCGCGGACAAGGCGGTCCGCGCCGACCACGCCGAGCGGATTCTTGCCGAACTCAGGCAAGGACGATGAGCTCGGGACTGCCCGGTCTTCCTGGCGCCGTCACCATCTGCGAGGTCGGTCCCCGGGACGGGCTCCAGAACGAGCCGGAGCCGGTACCGGCCGACGTGAAGCTCGAATTCATCGAACGGCTCGCCGACGCCGGGCACGCCGTCATCGAGACGACGAGCATGGTCCACCCCGCGTGGGTGCCCCAGCTCGCCGACGCCGACGAGGTGCTCCGCCGCCTCGACCGCAGGCCCGGCGTCCGGTATCCCGTGCTCGTGCCCAACCAGCGGGGGCTGCGGCGGGCACTCGAAGCGGGCGTCACCGACATCGCCGTGTTCGCCCCGGTCACCGAGAGCTTCGCCAAGGCCAACCTCAACCGCACGGTCGCCGAGTCGCTGGAGATGTTCGCGCCGGTGATCGCGGCGGCCCGCGAAGCGGGCCTGCCGGTCCGCGGCTATCTGTCGATGTGCTGGGGTGACCCGTGGGAAGGCGCGGTACCCGAGGCGACGGTCGTCGACGTCGCGACCGCGCTGATCTCCTTGGGCTGCACCGAACTGAGCCTCGGCGACACCATCGGCGTCGCCACTCCCGGCCGCGTCGTCGCGCTGCTGGCCGCCCTCACCGGCGCCGGTGTTCCGCTCGGCTCGATCGCCGTGCACTTCCACGACACCTACGGCCAAGGACTCGCCAACACCTTCGCCGCGCTCCAGCACGGAGTGACCACAGTGGACACATCGGCCGGAGGTCTCGGCGGCTGCCCCTACGCGAAGAGCGCCACCGGCAACCTCGCCACCGAAGACCTGCTCTGGCAACTCGACGGCCTCGGCATCCACACCGGCCTCGACCTTGCCAAGCTCATCGAAACCAGCCTCTGGCTGGCCGCCCGGCTCGGCCGTCCCAGCCGCTCAGCGGTCGTACGGGCTCACGCGAACCTGCTCCGCTGATCGCCGGTTCGCCACCACCGTCAGTCGCCACCCCACGGCGAGGACGGCCAGCGGCACCGCGACGGCGCTGACGACCTTCGGCCAGTCGGGCAGGTTCGGCATCGCGCTCCCGGCCGCAACCGCCGCGCCGAGGACGACCAGCCCGCGCCCCGCCTTTCCGTAGCGCCGGACTCGCTCCGGCGGCAGTGTCGTCGGTTCGGCGACGCCCCGCTTCCTCCGGCCCTGCGATACGAACCAGCCTGCGACGAGCGCGAGGTAGCCGAGCACGATCACCACGACCGAACCGCCCGCCGACGCCGAGGACACCGTGCCGAGCCCGCCCGCGACCACGAGGCCCCAGCCGACCGGCAACGCCAGCGGTTGCCACCATTGCAGCCGGACCCTGCGGCGCCGTTCGATGCGACGGTCGGCAGGCATCGGCGGCACGCCGGGAATCCGCACGCCGTACAGAGCCGCGAAAACCGAGGCGACGAACAGCGAGTAGCCCAGTCCCACGAACGGCCGTGGTTCGTCGACCACGATCTGGTCCGCCGCGTCGCGCACACTCTGATACACGACGGGCTTGGGGTGAGCCAGATTCTCCGGAGTCAGCGCGGAGTTCTGGAATCTTTCGTGCGCCGTCTCCCCGTCGGACCAGGTGATCTCGGCCTCGCACGCCCAGTACCAGCCCAGACCTGACGGGCTGACCGGGCCGACCCGTTCGCAGTGGGTGGCCAGCGCGCTTCCGCGCTTCGTCACGACGCCGTCGGAACTCAGCACACCCGTGTTGGCGGCGATGGTGAGCGACACCAGCGCGAGCAGAGCTCGCACCGCGAGCTGCGAGACCACGTAGGTGACCCGCCAGAACCGTTCCCTCCCAGGCAGTTCCGCCCACCGCCCCACTCCTGGCAGGCTCGTCCACGGTTCGCGCCACGGCGGGGTGCGCGGATTGCGCGCCGCTTCCGCCAGCCGGTCGGGTGCGTCGATCGTCGAGCGTTCGCTTCCGCTCGCCACTACTGCTCCGGCTGGGCCTCAAGCCCGCGCAACAGGGTTCGCAAGAGTTCGTCGAGTGCGCCGAGTTGGTCGGCGTCCAGCGCCGACAGGAGCTGGGTGACGTTGGCGGTGTGCGCGGTCATCGCCTCGTCGACGGTGGTGTAGCCCTTGTCCGTGAGCCGGACCTTGAAGCTGCGCCGGTCGTCGGGGTCGAGGGTGCGTTCCACGAGCCCCGCCGCCTCAAGGCGGTCCAGCCGGTTGGTCATGCCCGCGCGGGTCAGCATCAGTGTCGCGGAGAGTTGCGATGGTCTCAGCGTGTAAGGGTCGCCGGAGCGCCGGAGCGACGCGAGGACGTCGAACTCGCCTTTCTGGAGGCCGAACCTGGTGAAGACCGCCTCCTGCGCGGGGGCCAGCAGCAGCCCCGTCCTGCCGAGGCGGCCCGCGACGCCGATGGCGTCGAGGTTCAGGTCCGGACGTTCCCGCTGCCAAGCCCCGACCACGGCGTCAACGGCATCGGCGGCATCGGCGGCATCGGGGTGCCGCGCCTTCTCGTCACTCACCGCCGCAGTCTATTCGATGCCGTGTCTATCCGACGCCAACACTATTCAGCCACTGATAGTTTGGCAGCTAACTATCAGTTGTGTGACTATAAGTTCATGAGCACACCACATCTCACCAGTCAGGAAGTCCCGCCGCTGGTGGTGCGGCGGAACGAAGCGGAGGTCCTGGGAACAGGGCCGAACACCATCTCCCTGCTCGCCGACGTCCCGGCGACCGGAGGCGCACTGAGCGCCACCCGCACGACACTGGGCGAAGGGCAGGACGGGGCCGCGCCGCACTACCACCGCACCTCGGCGGAGACGTTCTTCATCCTCGGCGGCGTACTGCGCGTACTCGTCGGCGAGGAGATCGTCACGGCGAGGGAAGGTGACCTGGTTTTCGTGCCACCTGGCACCGTCCATGCCTTCGGCGCGGCGCCGGGATCCGGTGCGGACCTGCTGATCGCGTTCACCCCAGGCGTCGAGCGGTTCGGGTACTTCCGGCTTCTCGGCCGCATCCGCGATGGCGACGCCGCGCCGGACGAGGTCCTCGACACCCAAGAGCGCTACGACAACCACTTCGTCGACAGCACCATCTGGCGGGAGGTCCGCCAGGCAGACCGACAGGAGGCAACTCATGCGTAAGATCGTCAACTCCACCTATGCCACCCTCGACGGTTTCATCGACAACCCGCACGAATGGTCGCTGCGGTACTCCGACGAGCAAGCACAGGCATATGCCTTCTCGATGACCACGGCCGCCGACGCACTGCTGCTCGGCAGGGTCACCTACGAAGGCATGGCGCAGGCGTGGCCGAACATGGGCGGAAACCCGTACGCGGACCACATCAACGGCATCACCAAGTACGTCGTCGCGTCACAGCCGGTCGACACGTCGGCATGGAACCCCAGCGTCGTCATTCCCGGCGACGACCTCGTCGCCAGGGTCGCCGCGCTCAAGGAACAGGAGGGCGCCGACATTCTGATCTGGGGCACCGGCCGCCTCACCGACACGCTCGCCGCCGCCGGACTTCTCGACGAATACCGCATCTGGGTCTGCCCGGTCATCAAAGGCAAGGGCGAGCCGCTGTTCCGCGAGGGCAGCGCCACGACGCTCGACCTGCTCGACACGACGGTGTTCAGCACCGGCGCCGTCGTCCTCACCTACCGGCCCGCCGCGTCCTGAACGGTTTTTCCCCGCACCGACGACTTTGAGGAGTACGCCATGAACGCCACGAACACCGAGGTCACGAACTACATCGACAAGACGCTTCCCTGGCAGGCCGAGGTCTGCGGCAAGCTGCGCGAGCTGGTCCACGCGACCATCACCGGTGCCGAGGAGCGCCTGCAATACGGCAAGCCGCATTTCCTCAAGAACGGCGAACACGCCGCCGTGATCCGCGTGGCGCGCGGCAAGGTGTCGTTCATGGTGTTCGGGGCTGGTGGCATCGAGCCCGTGAAGGGAGTGCTGAGATCCCTTGGCAACGGCGACCGCAAAGCAGCCGACATCACCGAGGGTCAGGACGTCGACTACGACCTGCTCGCCGACGTCCTCGCCAAGGCGAGCGGCACCCTCTGACCTGAACACCACCGCCGACGCGACCGTGCTCGGGTCGGCGGTGGTGTGGTCCACTGTGGAATTCGGGGAGCCGGGGCTTACGGCAGGGTCAGGTAACCGCGCGAATATGCCGTCGCCACGGCCGCCGCCCTGTCGTTGACGCCGAGCTTGGAGTAGACCTGTAGCAGGTAGGTCTTGACCGTCGATTCACTGATGAACAGATGTTTCGCGACCTCGCGGTTGGTCGAGCCGCCCGCGATCAGTTCCAGCACTTCGGTTTCGCGCTTCGACAGCGGCGCGGCGGCGGGCTGGCGCATCTGGCCCATCAGCCGGGTGGCGACGGCGGGGGACAGGGTCGCCTTTCCCTGCGCCGCCGCCTCCACCGCACGGAACAGTTCCTCGCGCGGCATCTCTTTCAGCACGTAGCCGGTGGCTCCGGCCTCGATGGCGCGCAGCACGTCACTGTCCGTGTCGTAGGTCGTGAGCACGAGCACGCGGGCCGTCACCCCTCGGCCGGCCAGTTCCTTGATCGCGGCGACACCGTCGACCTTGGGCATGCGCAGGTCCATGAGCACGACATCGGGCCGCAGCTTCTCTCCCGCGGCGATGGCCTCCTCCCCGTCACCGGCCTCGCCGACCACCTCGAAACGGGGGTCGTCGCTGAACATGCCGCGTAACCCGTCTCGCACGACGGGGTGGTCGTCGACGATCAGCAGGGAGATCACCGTTCACCTCCGACAGGGATCGCGGGCACGGACGCCGAAATCGCCGTGCCGGCCCCCGGTTCCGATTCGATGTCGAGCCTGCCGGCCAGCCGCTGCACCCGCTGTCGCATGCCGACGAGGCCGAACCCGCCGGGCCCGGAGCCATTGGCCCGCTTGGCCCGGGGATCGAAACCGCTCCCGTCGTCTCGCACGTCCAGCACCACTCTGTCCTCCAGGTATGACAACGTCAGGCCGACCCGGCTCGCGCCGGCGTGCTTGGCGACGTTGGCCAGGGCCTCCTGTGCCGCCCGCAACAACGCCACCTCGACGTCGGTGTGCATCGGTCGCGGGTCGCCGTCGGTGGTCAGCACCGTCTCGACATCGTGCAGCCGCGCCCAGTTCCTCGCCAGCTCGCCGATGGCTTCCGGAAGCCGTGCCTCGGCGAGCATCGCGGGTTCCACCGCATGGACGGTACGGCGAGCTTCGGCGAGGCTTTCCCTCGCCAGGTTCATCGCGTTCGTCACGTGCCTGCGCAACGGTTCGTCCAGTCGCAGCTCGACGGCCTGAAGCTGGGTGAGTATCCCGGCGAGCCCCTGGGCCAGGGTGTCGTGGATTTCCCTCGCCATGCGCTGGCGCTCGTCCAGTACTCCCGCCTCGCGGGCCTGGACGAGTAGCTGGGCATGCAGCCCTGCGTTTTCCTCAAGCGCCGCTTCGAGCCTGGCGTTGGCCTCGTGTGATTCGGTGAGGGCCCGCTCCTGCTCGCGACCACGCCGGTCGACGAGGTCGAGGAGGGCGAAGCAGGACACCGACAGCACTGAGGAGACCAGCGAGATGGCGGCCCACTCCCACCACGCGCCCTCGGCGATGTTCCGCATGCCGCCCAAATAGGACACTGCCATGATCATCGAGGTGACGACCGCGCCGGCCTGCCGCAAGACGCCGCGCAGCCGCTCGAACGCGTGCACGTAGCCGATGAAGGCGAAGATGCCGTACGAGGGAGCCAGCACGACCAGGCTCGCCGACAACACCGCCAGCCCCGCGTA comes from the Prauserella marina genome and includes:
- a CDS encoding hydroxymethylglutaryl-CoA reductase, degradative, yielding MPRTSRIQGLRDLSVEARREAVAEAAGVTSASIAAFDPANGLGIELADHMIENVAGILGVPLGIATNFVVNGADVLVPMATEEASVVAAASNAAKIARIRGGFSTSSTATVMQAQVQIVGVADPEAGRVRLLEARDELIALADAQDPKLVEFGGGVRDIAVRVVRSRAGTYVVAHLQVDVRDAMGANAVNTMAEAIAERAAEIAGGNSLLRILTNKADLRLSRARAVFDAEALGGAGVVDDIIHAAALAEADPYRAATHNKGIMNGISAVVLATGNDTRAVEAGAHSHAVSAAGLYTSLSRFEKDADGNVAASIEVPMPVGLVGGATKIHPAARAAITLLGVGTAAELAEIITAVGLAQNFAAVRALATEGIQRGHMSLHARNIASTVGATPREVPAVAARLIADKAVRADHAERILAELRQGR
- a CDS encoding hydroxymethylglutaryl-CoA lyase — protein: MSSGLPGLPGAVTICEVGPRDGLQNEPEPVPADVKLEFIERLADAGHAVIETTSMVHPAWVPQLADADEVLRRLDRRPGVRYPVLVPNQRGLRRALEAGVTDIAVFAPVTESFAKANLNRTVAESLEMFAPVIAAAREAGLPVRGYLSMCWGDPWEGAVPEATVVDVATALISLGCTELSLGDTIGVATPGRVVALLAALTGAGVPLGSIAVHFHDTYGQGLANTFAALQHGVTTVDTSAGGLGGCPYAKSATGNLATEDLLWQLDGLGIHTGLDLAKLIETSLWLAARLGRPSRSAVVRAHANLLR
- a CDS encoding DUF6346 domain-containing protein, which codes for MASGSERSTIDAPDRLAEAARNPRTPPWREPWTSLPGVGRWAELPGRERFWRVTYVVSQLAVRALLALVSLTIAANTGVLSSDGVVTKRGSALATHCERVGPVSPSGLGWYWACEAEITWSDGETAHERFQNSALTPENLAHPKPVVYQSVRDAADQIVVDEPRPFVGLGYSLFVASVFAALYGVRIPGVPPMPADRRIERRRRVRLQWWQPLALPVGWGLVVAGGLGTVSSASAGGSVVVIVLGYLALVAGWFVSQGRRKRGVAEPTTLPPERVRRYGKAGRGLVVLGAAVAAGSAMPNLPDWPKVVSAVAVPLAVLAVGWRLTVVANRRSAEQVRVSPYDR
- a CDS encoding MarR family winged helix-turn-helix transcriptional regulator, with product MSDEKARHPDAADAADAVDAVVGAWQRERPDLNLDAIGVAGRLGRTGLLLAPAQEAVFTRFGLQKGEFDVLASLRRSGDPYTLRPSQLSATLMLTRAGMTNRLDRLEAAGLVERTLDPDDRRSFKVRLTDKGYTTVDEAMTAHTANVTQLLSALDADQLGALDELLRTLLRGLEAQPEQ
- a CDS encoding cupin domain-containing protein; the protein is MSTPHLTSQEVPPLVVRRNEAEVLGTGPNTISLLADVPATGGALSATRTTLGEGQDGAAPHYHRTSAETFFILGGVLRVLVGEEIVTAREGDLVFVPPGTVHAFGAAPGSGADLLIAFTPGVERFGYFRLLGRIRDGDAAPDEVLDTQERYDNHFVDSTIWREVRQADRQEATHA
- a CDS encoding dihydrofolate reductase family protein; translated protein: MRKIVNSTYATLDGFIDNPHEWSLRYSDEQAQAYAFSMTTAADALLLGRVTYEGMAQAWPNMGGNPYADHINGITKYVVASQPVDTSAWNPSVVIPGDDLVARVAALKEQEGADILIWGTGRLTDTLAAAGLLDEYRIWVCPVIKGKGEPLFREGSATTLDLLDTTVFSTGAVVLTYRPAAS
- a CDS encoding DUF1801 domain-containing protein; translated protein: MNATNTEVTNYIDKTLPWQAEVCGKLRELVHATITGAEERLQYGKPHFLKNGEHAAVIRVARGKVSFMVFGAGGIEPVKGVLRSLGNGDRKAADITEGQDVDYDLLADVLAKASGTL
- a CDS encoding response regulator codes for the protein MISLLIVDDHPVVRDGLRGMFSDDPRFEVVGEAGDGEEAIAAGEKLRPDVVLMDLRMPKVDGVAAIKELAGRGVTARVLVLTTYDTDSDVLRAIEAGATGYVLKEMPREELFRAVEAAAQGKATLSPAVATRLMGQMRQPAAAPLSKRETEVLELIAGGSTNREVAKHLFISESTVKTYLLQVYSKLGVNDRAAAVATAYSRGYLTLP
- a CDS encoding sensor histidine kinase, coding for MSVTMSLREETDRRLVAVFTVLPYALLAVGTTLTLIQQTTTVPIPAVLGLTLATTAWMLCFDTRPRWQGRRSLMGLYYAGLAVLSASLVVLAPSYGIFAFIGYVHAFERLRGVLRQAGAVVTSMIMAVSYLGGMRNIAEGAWWEWAAISLVSSVLSVSCFALLDLVDRRGREQERALTESHEANARLEAALEENAGLHAQLLVQAREAGVLDERQRMAREIHDTLAQGLAGILTQLQAVELRLDEPLRRHVTNAMNLARESLAEARRTVHAVEPAMLAEARLPEAIGELARNWARLHDVETVLTTDGDPRPMHTDVEVALLRAAQEALANVAKHAGASRVGLTLSYLEDRVVLDVRDDGSGFDPRAKRANGSGPGGFGLVGMRQRVQRLAGRLDIESEPGAGTAISASVPAIPVGGER